Proteins from a genomic interval of Amycolatopsis sp. cg13:
- a CDS encoding GAF and ANTAR domain-containing protein has protein sequence MSDGLAGTVTPSSENDLLRAFVDMADTLVDEYDVADMLHRLAQYCVTLLGASAAGLLLADQRGGLEVVASSDESTRMLELLQLQTEQGPCLDAYRSGEPVVVEDLVKQAARWPGFVPEATAAGIHSVHALPMRLRRQVIGTLNLFGRGRSPLTGSALSVARVLADIATIGILQERAIRRGELLTEQLQHALNSRVVIEQAKGVLAHAGGLAMEVAFERLRSYSRGHNRRLSEVAEAVASNELRPDEILGESAAN, from the coding sequence ATGAGCGACGGCTTAGCCGGCACGGTCACGCCATCCAGCGAGAACGACCTGCTGCGGGCGTTCGTGGACATGGCCGACACGCTGGTCGACGAATACGACGTGGCCGACATGCTGCACCGGCTCGCGCAATACTGCGTCACGCTGCTCGGGGCGTCGGCAGCCGGGCTGCTGCTGGCGGACCAGCGGGGCGGCCTCGAGGTGGTCGCCTCGTCGGACGAGAGCACCCGGATGCTGGAGCTGCTGCAGCTGCAGACCGAGCAGGGGCCGTGTCTGGACGCCTACCGCAGCGGCGAGCCGGTCGTGGTCGAAGACCTGGTCAAGCAGGCCGCGCGGTGGCCGGGTTTCGTGCCGGAGGCGACCGCCGCCGGGATCCATTCCGTGCACGCGCTGCCGATGCGGTTGCGCAGGCAGGTGATCGGCACGCTGAACCTGTTCGGCCGCGGCCGGAGCCCGCTGACCGGGTCGGCGCTGAGCGTGGCCCGCGTGCTGGCCGACATCGCCACGATCGGGATCCTGCAGGAGCGCGCGATCCGGCGGGGCGAGCTGCTGACCGAGCAGCTGCAGCACGCGCTGAACAGCCGCGTCGTCATCGAGCAGGCGAAGGGCGTGCTGGCGCACGCGGGAGGGCTGGCGATGGAGGTGGCGTTCGAGCGGCTCCGCTCCTACAGCCGCGGGCACAACCGGCGGCTCAGCGAAGTGGCCGAAGCGGTCGCGAGCAACGAACTCCGGCCGGACGAGATTCTCGGCGAGAGCGCCGCGAACTGA
- a CDS encoding GAF and ANTAR domain-containing protein, whose product MKRAVTGVGDFAESLSALLSELLVALREGRDVTAPLAQVCRSIVESMPVDRAAVSLMVDGKHRALVLASDPAIEHLDSLQFSLGEGPSFEAYETGRPVLVPDLSQRLPASWPVFATEAGAAGFSGIFAFPLRRGAARIGAVDTYRRVPGWLTDDELGTILRGIDLVTSALLAVATAGVSGEPGDNVVSGLVRDRATVHQATGIVIAEFGIPAEQALARLRAYAYSEDRLLDDVARDIVEHRLHPRELER is encoded by the coding sequence GTGAAACGAGCGGTGACCGGAGTGGGGGATTTCGCGGAATCCCTGTCCGCCTTGCTTTCGGAGCTGCTGGTCGCGCTGCGCGAAGGCCGCGACGTGACGGCTCCGCTGGCGCAGGTGTGCCGGTCGATCGTGGAATCGATGCCGGTCGACCGCGCCGCCGTTTCGCTGATGGTCGACGGAAAACACCGCGCGCTGGTGCTGGCCAGCGATCCGGCGATCGAGCACCTCGACTCGCTGCAGTTCAGCCTGGGCGAGGGCCCGTCCTTCGAGGCGTACGAGACCGGAAGGCCGGTGCTGGTGCCGGACCTCTCGCAGCGCCTTCCCGCGTCGTGGCCGGTGTTCGCCACCGAAGCGGGCGCGGCCGGGTTTTCCGGCATATTCGCGTTTCCGCTGCGGCGCGGAGCCGCCAGGATCGGCGCGGTGGACACCTACCGGCGCGTGCCCGGCTGGCTCACCGACGACGAACTCGGGACCATCCTGCGCGGGATCGACCTCGTGACCAGCGCGTTGCTGGCCGTGGCGACGGCGGGCGTTTCCGGGGAACCCGGCGACAACGTCGTCAGCGGGCTGGTCCGGGACCGGGCCACGGTGCACCAGGCCACCGGGATCGTGATCGCGGAGTTCGGGATCCCGGCCGAACAGGCACTTGCCCGCTTGCGGGCATACGCGTACTCCGAAGACAGATTGCTCGACGATGTCGCGCGCGACATCGTCGAGCACCGGCTGCACCCGAGGGAGCTCGAGCGGTGA
- a CDS encoding dsRBD fold-containing protein codes for MTETPRQWTLAIAFDRTVHYTRARAVLRTDDGDEFSGVGLAHSAAEGRGLTHVAGYLAAGRALCDLSQELLEAVVVDVDAELDQLSATIPASRSGDHRPDALPA; via the coding sequence ATGACCGAGACCCCGCGGCAGTGGACACTCGCCATCGCGTTCGACCGGACCGTGCACTACACCCGCGCCAGGGCGGTGCTGCGGACCGACGACGGGGACGAATTCTCCGGCGTCGGTCTCGCGCACAGCGCGGCGGAGGGACGCGGGCTCACGCACGTGGCCGGTTATCTCGCCGCCGGACGGGCGTTGTGCGACCTTTCCCAGGAACTGCTGGAGGCGGTCGTCGTCGACGTCGACGCCGAGCTGGACCAGCTCAGCGCGACGATCCCCGCCAGCCGGTCCGGGGACCACCGCCCGGACGCGCTCCCCGCCTGA
- a CDS encoding GAF domain-containing sensor histidine kinase — MPETGESPRKLSGTLSQLRLRETLRDLQERIELLIGTRDKMDGLLEAVLAVASGLELDATLRRIVRAAVELGEAHYGALGVLGDDGALAEFVYLGIDAQTRERIGHLPEGHGLLGLVIDDAKPLRLTEISAHPASVGFPANHPPMHSFLGVPVRVRDEVFGNLYLTEKKDGAEFTDDDEVIVQALAAAAGIAIENAHLYEQTRLRQRWLGATSEVTTELLGGTDPVDALELIAGRALELTGSDVTMLALPGTGRLDVDEDRDAEPAELTVTVCAGGGADLTGTRMPVAGSVPGAVFQDRTPRRMAELKLFADRGRSPALVVPLRAGDHTSGVLIALRDPGSALFETAQLPVLASFADQAALALQLAAQQRAARERDVLSDRDRIARDLHDHVIQRLFAVGLAMQSTQRRTKTPELQRRLQESIDQMHEIVREIRTAIFDLHGGAAGETRLRNRLHDAIAELTDDAPLHPAVSMAGPLDAVPAQLAEHVEAVVREAVSNAVRHADASALSVSVAVRDEVVRISVTDDGKGLPEDVSPSGLGNLRERAESAGGTFALGTRPGGGVRLDWSAPLN, encoded by the coding sequence ATGCCGGAAACCGGAGAGAGCCCCCGGAAGCTGTCCGGAACCCTGTCGCAGCTGCGGCTGCGGGAGACGCTGCGCGATCTTCAGGAGCGCATCGAGCTTTTGATCGGCACCCGGGACAAAATGGACGGCCTGCTCGAGGCGGTGCTGGCGGTCGCGTCGGGACTCGAACTGGACGCGACGCTGCGGCGGATCGTGCGGGCCGCGGTGGAACTCGGCGAGGCGCACTACGGCGCGCTGGGCGTGCTCGGCGACGACGGCGCGCTGGCCGAGTTCGTGTACCTGGGCATCGACGCGCAGACGCGGGAGCGGATCGGGCACCTTCCCGAGGGCCACGGGCTGCTCGGGCTCGTGATCGACGACGCGAAACCGTTGCGGCTGACCGAGATCTCGGCGCATCCCGCGTCGGTGGGTTTTCCGGCGAACCATCCGCCGATGCACTCGTTCCTCGGCGTGCCGGTGCGCGTGCGGGACGAGGTGTTCGGCAATCTCTACCTCACCGAAAAGAAAGACGGGGCGGAATTCACCGACGACGACGAGGTGATCGTGCAGGCGCTGGCCGCGGCCGCCGGGATCGCGATCGAGAACGCGCACCTGTACGAGCAGACCCGGTTGCGGCAGCGCTGGCTCGGCGCGACCAGCGAGGTGACCACGGAGCTCCTCGGCGGCACGGACCCGGTCGACGCGCTGGAGCTGATCGCGGGCCGGGCGCTGGAGCTGACCGGCTCGGACGTCACGATGCTCGCGCTGCCCGGCACGGGCAGGCTCGACGTCGACGAGGACCGGGACGCCGAACCCGCCGAGCTGACCGTCACCGTGTGCGCGGGCGGCGGCGCCGACCTGACCGGGACCCGGATGCCCGTCGCCGGGTCGGTGCCGGGAGCGGTGTTCCAGGACCGGACCCCGCGCCGGATGGCCGAGCTGAAGCTGTTCGCCGACCGCGGCCGCAGTCCGGCGCTGGTGGTGCCGTTGCGCGCGGGTGACCACACCTCGGGCGTGCTGATCGCCTTGCGGGACCCGGGATCCGCCCTGTTCGAGACCGCGCAGCTGCCGGTGCTGGCGTCGTTCGCGGACCAGGCGGCGCTGGCGTTGCAGCTGGCGGCGCAGCAGCGGGCGGCGCGGGAGCGGGACGTGCTGTCGGATCGGGACCGGATCGCCAGGGACCTGCACGATCATGTGATTCAGCGGCTGTTCGCGGTGGGGCTGGCGATGCAGAGCACGCAGCGGCGGACTAAAACGCCGGAGCTGCAGCGGCGGTTGCAGGAGAGCATCGATCAGATGCACGAGATCGTGCGGGAGATCCGGACCGCGATTTTCGACCTGCACGGCGGCGCGGCGGGGGAGACCCGGCTGCGGAACCGGTTGCACGACGCGATCGCGGAGCTGACCGACGACGCGCCGCTGCATCCGGCGGTCAGCATGGCGGGCCCGCTCGACGCGGTCCCCGCGCAGCTGGCCGAGCATGTGGAAGCGGTCGTGCGGGAGGCAGTGAGCAACGCCGTCCGGCACGCGGACGCGTCGGCGCTGTCGGTTTCCGTCGCGGTCCGGGACGAGGTCGTGCGGATTTCGGTGACCGACGACGGGAAAGGGCTGCCGGAGGACGTTTCGCCGAGCGGGCTGGGGAATCTGCGCGAGCGCGCGGAGTCGGCCGGCGGGACCTTCGCGCTCGGGACGCGTCCGGGCGGGGGTGTGCGGCTGGACTGGTCGGCGCCGCTGAACTGA
- a CDS encoding response regulator transcription factor, protein MLRVFLVDDHEVVRRGVADLLEEDPEIAVVGQAGDVSQALARIPALRPDVAVLDVRLPDGNGIELARELRSWSPDLKCLMLTSYTDEQAMLDAVLAGAAGYVIKDIKGLDLISAVRDVGAGKSLLDAHAAAALMAKLRDSAEKQRGPLSQLSEQERTLLGLIGEGLTNRQISERMFLAEKTVKNYVSRLLTKLGMERRTQAAVLATELRGRPRRPG, encoded by the coding sequence ATGCTGCGGGTATTCCTGGTGGACGATCACGAGGTGGTCCGGCGCGGGGTCGCCGACCTGCTGGAGGAGGACCCGGAGATCGCCGTGGTCGGCCAGGCGGGCGACGTTTCGCAGGCGCTGGCGCGGATCCCGGCGCTGCGCCCGGACGTCGCGGTGCTCGACGTGCGGCTGCCCGACGGCAACGGCATCGAGCTGGCCCGCGAACTGCGGTCGTGGTCGCCGGACCTGAAATGCCTGATGCTCACCTCCTACACCGACGAACAGGCGATGCTCGACGCGGTGCTGGCCGGAGCCGCCGGGTACGTGATCAAGGACATCAAGGGCCTGGACCTGATCTCGGCGGTCCGGGACGTCGGCGCGGGGAAGTCGCTGCTGGACGCGCACGCGGCGGCCGCGTTGATGGCGAAGCTGCGCGACAGCGCGGAAAAACAGCGGGGGCCGCTGTCGCAGCTGTCCGAACAGGAACGCACGCTGCTGGGGCTGATCGGCGAGGGGCTGACGAACCGGCAGATTTCCGAGCGGATGTTCCTGGCGGAGAAGACGGTGAAAAACTACGTGTCGCGGTTGTTGACGAAGCTCGGCATGGAGCGGCGTACGCAGGCGGCGGTGCTCGCCACGGAGTTGCGGGGGCGTCCGCGTCGGCCGGGTTAG
- a CDS encoding GAF domain-containing protein: MNQRDTPEEARLTFPDQPRTELDQLLGELVERAQEVISTQGRLRGLLRATQSITGSLALPALLRRLVESASELVGARYAALGVIGPDGRLTEFVHTGMDAEAVARIGRLPEGKGLLGAVVEDPRPVRLERLQDDPRSTGFPEGHPPMTSFLGVPVRVRGEVFGDLYLAEARHGRFSEEDEQLALALAAAAGSAIENARLYETARNQQEWLRASAAVTRELLSADLGDPLGRVVDYARALASADLVSVTRPAEREGYLFVERAVGAGAEQLAGRELLTESTVAGTVFARGEPRIGSWPDELSRLSVPSVLSLNLDSVMLVPLAGNGTVAGVLTVSRLAGRPAFTADDLEIAAWFADQAAVALELAQVRAEREDAALHDERDRIAARLHSEILNRLYAAGLSLQTTAGLAKSAVVAARLRETIADLDDVINHVQQTVFRLDDVVAPGPEPIRDQVLRVLAQAREELGLAVSTRLTGKLDPVPSDVVVPLLADALPLVARHASADSVEVEIRAEETQTTVTVRYEGSGDLAVSAAPGLAALAEQASRRGGTLTVAGGSRLSWSVPVKTQPPPGE, encoded by the coding sequence GTGAACCAGCGGGACACACCCGAAGAAGCGAGGCTGACGTTCCCCGATCAGCCGAGGACGGAACTGGACCAGCTCCTCGGCGAGCTGGTGGAGCGCGCCCAGGAGGTCATCAGCACGCAGGGCAGGCTGCGCGGGCTGCTGCGCGCGACCCAGTCCATCACCGGCAGCCTCGCGCTGCCGGCGTTGCTGCGCCGGCTCGTGGAGTCCGCGTCCGAACTGGTCGGGGCACGGTACGCGGCGCTGGGCGTGATCGGGCCGGACGGGCGGCTGACCGAGTTCGTGCACACCGGGATGGACGCCGAGGCGGTCGCGCGGATCGGCCGGCTGCCGGAGGGAAAGGGCCTGCTCGGCGCGGTCGTCGAGGACCCGCGCCCGGTGCGGCTGGAGCGGCTGCAGGACGATCCCCGGTCGACCGGGTTCCCCGAGGGGCATCCGCCGATGACGAGCTTCCTCGGCGTCCCGGTCCGGGTGCGCGGCGAGGTGTTCGGCGACCTCTATCTCGCCGAGGCGCGGCACGGCCGGTTCAGCGAGGAAGACGAACAGCTGGCGCTCGCGCTCGCCGCGGCGGCGGGCAGCGCGATCGAGAACGCGCGGCTGTACGAGACCGCGCGGAACCAGCAGGAGTGGCTGCGCGCTTCCGCGGCGGTCACGCGGGAACTGCTGTCGGCGGACCTCGGCGATCCGCTGGGCCGCGTTGTGGACTACGCGCGGGCGCTCGCGTCCGCGGACCTGGTTTCGGTGACCCGCCCGGCGGAACGGGAGGGCTACCTCTTCGTCGAACGCGCGGTCGGCGCGGGCGCGGAGCAGCTGGCGGGCCGGGAACTGCTCACCGAGTCCACTGTGGCCGGCACGGTGTTCGCCCGCGGCGAGCCGAGGATCGGTTCGTGGCCGGACGAGCTGTCCCGGCTGTCGGTGCCGTCCGTGCTGAGCCTGAACCTCGATTCGGTGATGCTGGTGCCGCTCGCCGGAAACGGGACGGTGGCCGGGGTGCTCACCGTCTCCCGGCTGGCCGGGCGCCCGGCGTTCACCGCCGACGACCTGGAGATCGCGGCCTGGTTCGCCGACCAGGCGGCGGTGGCGCTCGAACTCGCGCAGGTGCGGGCCGAACGCGAGGACGCGGCGCTGCACGACGAACGCGACCGGATCGCGGCGCGGCTGCACAGCGAGATCCTGAACCGGCTCTACGCCGCCGGATTGTCGCTGCAGACCACGGCCGGGCTCGCCAAGTCGGCGGTGGTCGCGGCCCGGCTGCGCGAGACGATCGCCGACCTCGACGACGTGATCAACCACGTGCAGCAGACCGTTTTCCGGCTGGACGACGTCGTGGCGCCCGGCCCGGAGCCGATCCGCGACCAGGTGCTGCGGGTGCTGGCGCAGGCACGCGAGGAGCTGGGGCTGGCGGTGTCGACGCGGCTGACCGGGAAACTCGACCCGGTGCCCTCGGACGTCGTGGTGCCGTTGCTCGCCGACGCGCTGCCGCTGGTCGCCCGGCACGCCTCGGCCGACTCGGTGGAGGTCGAGATCCGGGCGGAAGAGACGCAGACGACGGTGACCGTCCGGTACGAGGGCTCGGGCGACCTCGCCGTGTCCGCCGCGCCCGGGCTGGCCGCGCTGGCGGAGCAGGCGAGCCGCCGCGGCGGGACGCTGACGGTGGCGGGCGGTTCCCGGCTGAGCTGGTCCGTGCCGGTGAAAACCCAGCCGCCGCCGGGGGAATGA
- a CDS encoding universal stress protein, translating to MTGRSRTVLVGIGGWDGAAEAVRWAARLAAGRDLELELVHCLQTAVPAGFAGPGPLFEDAPSDCGLLAPGAEELAADAVRNEVYTDSAPALLIDRSRDARMVVLGRTGTDGFTGMLAGAATAAVVSNAGCPVAVVRGRRGDGPVPPDGPVAVGVDTSPNSEAAIAAAFEEASFRRVPLVAVHAWADVVCDAIERTARPLPERETRRQPVEERLLAHRLDGWQEKYPDVEVRRKLVRDRPRQVLLDESERAQLMVVGSRGRGGFAGMQLGSTAQALIHHASCPVLVVRPEARR from the coding sequence ATGACCGGCCGGAGCCGCACGGTGCTCGTCGGGATCGGCGGATGGGACGGCGCGGCCGAAGCGGTCCGGTGGGCCGCCCGGCTCGCCGCGGGCCGCGACCTCGAACTGGAGCTCGTGCACTGCCTGCAGACCGCGGTGCCCGCCGGATTCGCCGGGCCCGGCCCGCTTTTCGAGGACGCGCCCTCCGACTGCGGGCTCCTCGCGCCCGGGGCGGAGGAGCTGGCGGCGGACGCGGTCCGCAACGAGGTCTACACCGATTCCGCGCCCGCGCTGCTGATCGACCGGTCCCGGGACGCCCGGATGGTCGTGCTCGGCCGCACCGGGACCGACGGGTTCACCGGCATGCTGGCCGGCGCGGCGACCGCGGCGGTCGTGAGCAACGCGGGCTGCCCGGTGGCGGTGGTCCGCGGCCGCCGCGGCGACGGCCCGGTTCCGCCCGACGGGCCGGTCGCGGTCGGCGTCGACACGAGCCCGAACAGCGAGGCGGCGATCGCGGCGGCGTTCGAGGAGGCCAGTTTCCGGCGGGTTCCGCTGGTCGCGGTGCACGCCTGGGCCGACGTGGTGTGCGACGCGATCGAGCGCACCGCGCGTCCGTTGCCGGAGCGGGAAACCCGCCGCCAGCCGGTCGAGGAACGGCTGCTCGCGCACCGGCTCGACGGCTGGCAGGAGAAGTACCCCGACGTCGAGGTGCGCCGGAAGCTGGTCCGCGACCGGCCGCGGCAGGTGCTGCTCGACGAGTCGGAGCGGGCCCAGCTGATGGTCGTCGGCAGCCGCGGCCGGGGCGGGTTCGCCGGGATGCAGCTCGGGTCGACCGCACAGGCGCTGATCCACCACGCCTCGTGCCCGGTCCTCGTCGTGCGGCCGGAGGCGCGCCGTTGA
- a CDS encoding HPP family protein yields MRARDLMSSPAETVRPWTSADEAAGILSERGFPALPVVDDDGRLVGIVTEADLGRGRTQGQPPARRRRPCRSGAIETTVGAVMTSPVAGMPPGADLADVCRELVDAKSQAMPIVESSHVVGIVTRGDVVRVLARADTAIAADVRHRLEVYGGTGRWKVEVHEGIVRITDRYDDETDRDVATLLALAVPGVVGAGPASDGTGR; encoded by the coding sequence ATGCGCGCACGCGATCTGATGTCCTCGCCTGCGGAGACGGTGCGTCCGTGGACCTCCGCCGACGAGGCCGCGGGGATTCTGTCCGAACGCGGCTTCCCCGCGTTGCCGGTCGTGGACGACGACGGACGGCTCGTCGGCATCGTCACCGAGGCCGACCTCGGCCGCGGCCGTACCCAGGGACAGCCGCCGGCGCGACGGCGCCGTCCGTGCCGCTCCGGCGCGATCGAGACGACCGTCGGCGCGGTGATGACCTCGCCCGTCGCCGGGATGCCGCCGGGGGCCGATCTCGCCGACGTCTGCCGGGAGCTGGTGGACGCGAAGAGCCAGGCGATGCCGATCGTCGAGTCCTCCCACGTCGTCGGGATCGTGACGCGCGGCGACGTGGTCCGCGTGCTCGCCCGCGCCGACACCGCGATCGCGGCGGACGTGCGCCACCGGCTCGAGGTCTACGGCGGGACCGGCCGCTGGAAAGTCGAGGTGCACGAAGGGATCGTGCGCATCACCGATCGTTACGACGACGAAACCGACCGCGACGTCGCGACGCTGCTGGCGCTGGCGGTCCCCGGCGTGGTCGGCGCGGGCCCGGCGAGCGACGGGACGGGCAGATGA
- a CDS encoding DUF1918 domain-containing protein — protein MRAQPGDWLVVKSVRAEFPDRHGRIVAVGTPDGGPPFTVAWFLGGYVSTIYPGPDAVVLTEAERNGPAPNGGAAPRPRRAGNRPRRGTEDVGPSPR, from the coding sequence ATGCGCGCACAGCCCGGCGACTGGCTGGTGGTGAAGAGCGTCCGGGCGGAGTTCCCGGACCGGCACGGCCGCATCGTCGCGGTCGGGACCCCGGACGGCGGCCCGCCGTTCACCGTCGCCTGGTTCCTCGGCGGCTACGTCTCGACGATCTACCCCGGCCCGGACGCGGTCGTGCTCACCGAGGCCGAGCGGAACGGCCCTGCGCCGAACGGCGGAGCGGCCCCGCGTCCTCGCCGCGCCGGGAACCGTCCGCGGCGAGGCACTGAGGACGTTGGTCCCTCGCCCCGGTGA
- a CDS encoding CBS domain-containing protein, translating to MRARDIMSTPVVSVGPGFPVEDAVALLAEHAVAALPVVDHDNRVLGLFTETDALAGVRMADPGLRVRAVLTAPVEPVDLDADVAAIAVRMLADRIRSVPVTDRGELAGIVSRRDLLVPLVRRDDAIASRLRALLSDYAGHRNHWEVSVAGGAVTIRGTFSGEAERRLVKALALTAEGVVAVELFPSR from the coding sequence TTGCGTGCACGGGACATCATGAGCACGCCGGTGGTCAGTGTCGGTCCGGGTTTCCCGGTCGAGGACGCCGTCGCGCTGTTGGCCGAGCATGCGGTCGCGGCGTTGCCGGTGGTCGATCACGACAATCGGGTGCTGGGGCTTTTCACCGAGACAGACGCGTTGGCTGGTGTCCGGATGGCTGATCCGGGGCTGCGGGTGCGCGCCGTGCTGACCGCGCCGGTCGAGCCGGTGGACCTCGACGCCGACGTCGCGGCGATCGCCGTTCGCATGCTGGCCGACCGGATCCGCAGCGTCCCGGTGACCGACCGCGGCGAACTGGCCGGGATCGTGAGCCGCCGCGATCTGCTCGTTCCGCTGGTCCGCCGGGACGACGCGATCGCGTCCCGGCTGCGCGCGCTGTTGAGCGACTACGCCGGGCACCGGAATCACTGGGAGGTCTCGGTGGCCGGCGGGGCCGTCACGATCCGCGGCACGTTCTCCGGCGAGGCCGAGCGGCGGCTCGTCAAAGCTCTCGCCCTGACCGCGGAAGGCGTTGTCGCGGTGGAGCTTTTCCCGTCGCGGTGA
- a CDS encoding universal stress protein translates to MSRKKPGRAVLVGVDESEASLAAVRWAAAEALRRDCQLQLFQAGTAAAEQEARERFARAHRWLSRAAQVAQETAPEVATQPVLRAGLAVDLLVERSRSVSLVVLGSHGLGGSRGAAIGSVALRAAASTHCPAVVVRGRAAPGGAVVVGVDTDERVGEFAFEAAANRQAPLVAVHAWRSGGPGRAAAEDRALRECTAAWTDKYPEVAVRIRAVRERSPGRALLAVEGAQLLVIGSRDRSPGTGGLLGSTGNRLLARAACPVAVVRGALR, encoded by the coding sequence GTGTCCCGGAAGAAGCCCGGCCGCGCGGTGCTGGTCGGGGTCGACGAGTCGGAGGCCTCGCTCGCGGCGGTCCGCTGGGCGGCCGCCGAAGCGCTGCGCCGCGACTGCCAGCTGCAGCTGTTCCAAGCGGGAACCGCGGCCGCGGAGCAAGAAGCGCGCGAGCGGTTCGCCCGCGCGCACCGATGGCTGAGCCGTGCCGCGCAAGTCGCGCAGGAGACGGCTCCGGAAGTGGCGACCCAGCCGGTCCTGCGGGCCGGGTTGGCGGTGGACCTGCTTGTCGAGAGGTCGCGTTCGGTGTCGCTGGTGGTGCTCGGTTCGCACGGGCTCGGCGGGTCGCGCGGGGCGGCGATCGGCTCGGTCGCGTTGCGGGCGGCGGCGAGCACGCATTGCCCGGCGGTCGTCGTGCGCGGGCGCGCGGCACCGGGCGGGGCGGTCGTGGTCGGAGTGGACACCGACGAACGCGTCGGGGAGTTCGCCTTCGAGGCCGCCGCGAACCGGCAGGCGCCGCTCGTCGCGGTGCACGCCTGGCGTTCCGGCGGGCCCGGCCGGGCCGCGGCGGAGGACCGCGCGCTGCGGGAGTGCACCGCCGCGTGGACGGACAAGTACCCGGAGGTCGCGGTGCGGATCCGGGCGGTGCGGGAGCGTTCGCCCGGGCGGGCCCTCCTGGCGGTCGAGGGCGCGCAATTGCTCGTGATCGGCAGCCGCGACCGGAGCCCGGGCACGGGCGGGCTGCTCGGGTCGACCGGGAACCGGCTGCTCGCGCGGGCGGCGTGCCCGGTCGCGGTCGTCCGCGGGGCGTTGCGGTGA
- a CDS encoding CBS domain-containing protein → MKRTRQIRAVMTADVAVVEPHLPVEAAVAVLERRGVRGAPVVGEDGRVVGVVTRGDLARRRPGRSFGRLGWRKAGAVAEAMSTPPVTVGVDDDVVCAVRRMNASRVHRLPVLGAGHRLAGIVSHGDLGRVFLRPDDEIRDEVRDEVLDRELCVDPASLDIAVRDGVVWLTGTVERRSIVPVIPVMLALVGRVDGVVAVKEHLRVGVDARIVLADEPAAGGVPG, encoded by the coding sequence ATGAAGAGAACCCGCCAGATCCGCGCGGTGATGACGGCCGACGTCGCCGTGGTCGAGCCGCACCTGCCGGTCGAAGCCGCCGTCGCCGTGCTGGAGCGGCGGGGCGTGCGCGGCGCGCCGGTGGTCGGCGAAGACGGCCGGGTTGTCGGCGTCGTCACGCGCGGCGATTTGGCGAGGAGGCGTCCCGGCCGCAGCTTCGGACGCCTCGGCTGGCGCAAGGCCGGTGCGGTGGCCGAGGCGATGTCGACGCCGCCGGTGACCGTCGGAGTGGACGACGACGTCGTGTGCGCGGTCCGGCGGATGAACGCCAGCCGGGTGCACCGCCTGCCCGTGCTCGGCGCCGGCCACCGGCTGGCCGGGATCGTCTCGCACGGCGACCTCGGACGGGTTTTCCTGCGGCCGGACGACGAGATCCGGGACGAGGTGCGCGACGAGGTCCTGGACCGCGAGCTGTGCGTCGATCCGGCGTCGCTGGACATCGCGGTGCGCGACGGCGTCGTGTGGCTCACCGGCACGGTCGAGCGCCGCAGCATCGTGCCGGTGATCCCGGTGATGCTGGCGCTCGTCGGCCGCGTGGACGGCGTGGTGGCGGTGAAGGAGCATTTGCGAGTGGGAGTGGACGCCCGGATCGTCCTGGCCGACGAACCGGCCGCGGGAGGTGTGCCCGGGTGA
- a CDS encoding universal stress protein produces the protein MTAANEREIVVGADGSAGSAAAVRWALSEAAASGRTVAVLRAWTFDPLADLESAVARSYEEIASRYRHELDAAVARARPGADLAGVRTGAIDGAPGPALVRASAGAAMLVLGSHGHSRVVHLLVGSVSEYCLRQAHCPVVIVPARTAGERGPLPAARPDPLL, from the coding sequence ATGACCGCCGCGAACGAACGCGAGATCGTCGTCGGTGCGGACGGCTCGGCGGGCAGCGCCGCCGCGGTGCGGTGGGCGCTGTCCGAGGCGGCGGCGAGCGGCCGGACGGTCGCGGTGCTGCGCGCCTGGACCTTCGACCCGCTCGCCGACCTGGAGTCGGCGGTCGCGCGTTCGTACGAGGAGATCGCGTCCCGGTACCGGCACGAACTGGACGCGGCAGTCGCGAGGGCCCGCCCCGGCGCGGATCTGGCCGGGGTGCGGACCGGCGCGATCGACGGGGCGCCCGGCCCGGCGCTGGTCCGCGCTTCCGCGGGCGCGGCGATGCTGGTGCTGGGCAGCCACGGGCACAGCCGGGTGGTGCACCTGCTGGTCGGCTCGGTTTCCGAGTACTGCCTGCGGCAGGCGCACTGCCCGGTGGTCATCGTCCCGGCCCGCACGGCCGGAGAACGCGGGCCGCTGCCGGCCGCTCGCCCCGATCCCTTGCTGTGA